Proteins co-encoded in one Vampirovibrio chlorellavorus genomic window:
- a CDS encoding DUF58 domain-containing protein: MAAFLRWLDPILDPMACLPPPPVQTEIPENADVLLARLEVLLRQKLKYAMAGNQKGILRGTGLDFADLREYRPGDDIRKMDWSVFARTLTPHVRDYHEEKQLTLWIVVDFTPSMRFGQQQTKLSQAIELFGLLALLAQKAGHKLGACLIGPNRNNILPPGNGPGHARHLTQKLLHWAAHIDTQESAATGDPLKRTWQELNRVAARHSTVVILSDFLDKWNPKAGQPHDGPWHLALGELSQRVKLLCLMLSDPLETALPPAMGTLCLIDPESAAPLEVDTQNSACLQAYIRQAASYQESRLQQLKTLGAATLVSTHHPPLDALLSLLNGESRWWPR, from the coding sequence ATGGCAGCCTTCCTGCGTTGGCTCGATCCCATTCTGGATCCCATGGCCTGCCTGCCACCGCCGCCTGTGCAAACCGAAATCCCGGAGAACGCCGATGTGCTGCTGGCCCGTCTGGAGGTTTTGCTGCGCCAGAAATTAAAATACGCCATGGCCGGTAACCAGAAAGGCATATTGCGGGGAACCGGGCTGGATTTTGCCGATTTACGGGAATACCGCCCAGGCGATGACATCCGAAAAATGGACTGGAGCGTGTTTGCCCGCACCCTAACCCCCCACGTGCGGGATTATCATGAGGAAAAGCAACTGACCCTGTGGATTGTAGTGGATTTTACCCCCTCCATGCGCTTTGGGCAGCAACAGACCAAGCTGTCTCAGGCCATTGAACTGTTTGGATTGCTGGCCTTACTGGCCCAAAAAGCGGGGCATAAACTGGGAGCCTGCCTGATAGGGCCCAACCGCAACAATATACTGCCGCCGGGCAATGGCCCCGGCCACGCCCGGCACCTCACCCAGAAACTGCTTCACTGGGCAGCGCATATTGATACCCAGGAGTCCGCCGCCACGGGCGATCCCCTGAAGCGGACCTGGCAAGAGCTGAACCGGGTAGCGGCCCGCCACAGCACGGTGGTCATCCTCAGTGATTTTCTGGATAAATGGAACCCAAAGGCAGGACAGCCCCATGACGGCCCCTGGCACTTGGCCTTGGGGGAGTTGTCCCAGCGGGTCAAGCTGCTTTGCCTGATGCTCAGCGACCCTTTGGAGACGGCCTTGCCGCCTGCAATGGGAACACTGTGCCTGATCGATCCGGAAAGTGCTGCCCCGCTTGAGGTGGACACTCAAAATTCCGCCTGTCTGCAAGCCTATATCAGGCAAGCAGCCAGTTATCAGGAAAGTCGCCTGCAACAACTCAAGACGCTGGGGGCGGCCACGCTTGTTTCCACCCACCATCCCCCGCTGGATGCCCTGCTGAGCCTGTTGAACGGTGAAAGCCGGTGGTGGCCCCGATGA
- a CDS encoding AAA family ATPase, with product MSRLSESQAQESQALLERVLYELKKVIVGQEHLLERLLVAVIAGGHVLVEGAPGLAKTLTLKCLSQVMDLAFKRIQFTPDLLPSDLVGTRIYNPNSGLFSTEVGPLFANFVLADEINRAPAKVQSALLEAMQEHQVTIGKETFTLSEPFMVMATQNPIESEGTFPLPEAQLDRFLFKLIIDYPSAEEELVIIQRMSGEVLPSLEAILDQTRILEVRQQAQTVYLDPKLMQYIVALIDATRRPEQKGIQYGSSPRGSLALAHASKALALMNGRTYVTPGDIEKLIHDCLRHRIILSYEGLASGLTPDNLLKNIQADIPAPVMTGA from the coding sequence ATGAGTCGATTGAGTGAGAGCCAAGCGCAAGAGAGTCAGGCCCTGCTGGAGCGGGTTCTCTATGAGCTGAAAAAGGTCATCGTGGGGCAGGAGCATCTGCTGGAGCGCCTGCTGGTGGCCGTGATCGCCGGAGGCCATGTGCTGGTGGAAGGGGCGCCGGGGCTGGCCAAAACGCTGACCCTCAAGTGCCTCAGCCAGGTCATGGATCTGGCGTTCAAACGCATTCAGTTCACCCCGGACTTATTACCATCGGATCTGGTGGGCACCCGCATCTACAACCCCAACAGCGGGCTTTTCAGCACGGAAGTGGGCCCCCTATTCGCCAACTTTGTACTGGCCGATGAAATCAACCGGGCCCCAGCCAAAGTACAAAGCGCCCTGCTGGAAGCCATGCAGGAGCATCAGGTCACCATCGGCAAAGAGACCTTTACGCTGAGTGAGCCCTTTATGGTCATGGCCACCCAGAATCCCATTGAGTCGGAAGGCACCTTTCCCTTGCCGGAAGCCCAACTGGATCGCTTCCTGTTCAAGCTGATCATCGACTACCCCTCGGCGGAAGAAGAACTGGTCATTATTCAGCGCATGAGCGGCGAAGTCTTACCCTCGCTGGAAGCCATCCTGGATCAGACCCGCATTTTGGAGGTGCGCCAACAGGCCCAGACTGTTTATCTGGACCCCAAACTCATGCAGTACATTGTGGCCCTCATCGACGCCACCCGACGGCCCGAGCAAAAGGGCATCCAGTACGGCTCCTCCCCACGGGGCTCTCTGGCCTTGGCCCACGCCAGTAAGGCCCTGGCCCTGATGAACGGTCGCACGTACGTGACGCCCGGCGATATTGAAAAACTCATTCATGACTGCCTGCGCCACCGCATTATTTTGTCTTACGAGGGGCTGGCCAGCGGGTTGACCCCGGACAATCTACTGAAAAACATTCAGGCTGACATTCCCGCCCCGGTTATGACAGGAGCCTGA
- a CDS encoding glycosyltransferase family 9 protein — protein MGKQRLRPDAIKPDAIKRIAFINFGGIGDEILFAPVIEDVRRALPQAHCTLFLERRSQSVKDLLTIDAVVPLQVQGQSRQSLFAELWNRLRTGDFDAVISSGSSPFIPVLLFASGIPVRVGFQTGAVSRALLTTEAPLAPRHARKGYAADMYFALASSFLRYLLGDAYQPMRPVLPHLKPPSEADRQWAASVIPPHPPGSKILIHPGVSAISVQKNILKGWPPARWAECITQLCQQGHQVYLAGGPDDAETIDQIQQALPATLNGFHSLYGQTKNLLQLGALVLAADVLIGVDSSPMHLAVGYQKPVVAIFGPTDERKLLPPNDARFQAVTVENLSCRPCLWDVRNENCATSDCLQVPVSLVLAKVQEVLQGAASPAI, from the coding sequence ATGGGCAAGCAACGACTCCGGCCCGACGCCATCAAACCCGATGCCATCAAGCGCATCGCCTTCATCAACTTTGGGGGCATTGGCGATGAAATTCTGTTTGCCCCGGTCATTGAGGACGTTCGGCGTGCCCTGCCGCAAGCGCACTGCACCCTGTTTCTGGAACGGCGCAGTCAATCGGTGAAAGACCTGCTGACCATTGATGCCGTGGTGCCGCTGCAAGTGCAAGGACAATCCCGGCAAAGCCTGTTCGCCGAACTCTGGAACCGCTTACGCACCGGGGACTTTGACGCGGTCATCTCCAGCGGTAGCAGTCCCTTTATTCCCGTTTTGCTGTTTGCCAGTGGCATTCCCGTTCGGGTAGGCTTTCAAACCGGGGCGGTCAGTCGTGCGCTACTGACCACCGAAGCCCCACTGGCTCCCAGGCACGCCCGCAAGGGCTACGCCGCCGATATGTACTTCGCCCTGGCCAGCAGCTTTTTGCGGTATCTTCTGGGAGACGCCTACCAACCCATGCGCCCCGTACTGCCGCATCTCAAGCCCCCTTCCGAGGCCGATCGGCAATGGGCAGCCAGCGTGATCCCACCCCATCCGCCCGGCTCCAAAATTCTCATCCACCCCGGGGTCAGCGCCATCAGCGTACAAAAGAACATCCTGAAAGGCTGGCCGCCCGCCCGGTGGGCAGAGTGCATCACCCAGCTCTGCCAGCAGGGGCATCAGGTCTATCTGGCCGGGGGGCCAGATGACGCCGAGACCATCGATCAGATTCAACAGGCCCTGCCTGCCACGCTGAACGGATTCCATAGCTTGTACGGGCAAACCAAAAACCTTTTGCAACTGGGAGCTTTGGTGCTGGCCGCCGATGTGCTGATCGGTGTGGATTCCTCCCCCATGCACCTGGCCGTGGGTTATCAAAAACCGGTTGTGGCCATCTTTGGGCCCACCGATGAGCGCAAATTACTCCCCCCCAACGATGCCCGCTTTCAGGCGGTCACGGTGGAAAACTTAAGCTGCCGTCCCTGCCTGTGGGACGTACGCAATGAGAACTGCGCCACCTCGGATTGCCTGCAAGTGCCCGTGTCTCTGGTACTGGCCAAAGTGCAAGAGGTCCTGCAAGGCGCCGCCAGCCCCGCGATTTAG
- a CDS encoding O-antigen ligase family protein, which yields MILKDALENSRLLGPWARLAETSGLQIAEWLRASKILNGPTQVLNRLPHQQASAMWYGSAVRFLLTLGVFGLLVLLTFSGTGIIGAVTWLLFGVTLLAALLLRPNWLNQLTIVDVLVVCFLGSAALSTAFSSFFFTSLIGLAKMLTFVAGYIVFRTISQSGSGTLAAIMGLLVCLGLGESLIGFYQHLNHIQPLATWSDPTINPELQMDRIFGTLKPSNPNLLAGFLVPCFAAAAGICGIFAKPKTWLISLLSLFSGVLILIALVLTGSRGGFLAMGSMFICLFACVGHLIWHHPTLRAFKWMKPTWLIVLLVSVMAVGGGVMSSEKIRTRVASIFAMREDSSISYRLNVYNSASQMVRDNPIVGIGPGNSTFKLVYGLYMVPGYNALGAYSVPLEIAVEQGFIGLAIFLSLLFVLVLRAFLALDAVYLSLAEKLLVSALLTGIVGSFMYGIFDTIWYRPSVNLLFWFMVAALAKLTEPQHPNAFKGKL from the coding sequence ATGATTCTGAAGGACGCTCTGGAAAACTCTCGACTGCTGGGCCCCTGGGCTCGATTGGCGGAAACCAGCGGCTTGCAAATCGCGGAATGGTTGCGGGCCTCTAAAATTTTGAACGGGCCGACGCAAGTCCTCAATCGCCTGCCCCATCAACAGGCCAGCGCCATGTGGTATGGTTCCGCCGTGCGTTTTTTATTGACGCTGGGGGTTTTTGGCTTACTGGTGCTACTCACCTTCAGCGGCACCGGCATTATTGGGGCGGTCACCTGGCTGTTGTTCGGGGTGACGCTGCTTGCGGCCCTGCTCCTGCGGCCCAACTGGCTCAACCAACTAACCATTGTGGATGTGCTGGTGGTCTGCTTTCTGGGCTCGGCGGCTTTATCCACGGCCTTTTCCTCGTTTTTCTTCACCAGCCTGATTGGCTTGGCCAAAATGCTGACCTTTGTAGCGGGCTATATCGTCTTTCGGACCATCAGCCAAAGCGGTAGCGGCACCCTGGCCGCCATTATGGGCTTATTGGTCTGTCTGGGGCTGGGAGAGTCCCTGATTGGCTTTTACCAGCACCTCAACCACATTCAGCCGCTGGCCACCTGGAGCGATCCCACGATTAACCCGGAACTGCAAATGGATCGCATCTTTGGCACCTTAAAGCCCTCCAACCCCAACTTGCTGGCCGGATTTCTGGTGCCCTGCTTTGCCGCCGCAGCCGGAATTTGCGGCATTTTCGCCAAACCCAAAACCTGGCTCATTTCTCTCCTCAGCTTGTTCTCCGGGGTTTTGATACTGATTGCCCTGGTCTTAACCGGCTCTCGGGGCGGATTCCTGGCCATGGGCAGCATGTTTATTTGCCTGTTTGCCTGTGTGGGGCACCTCATCTGGCATCATCCCACCCTGCGCGCGTTCAAGTGGATGAAACCGACTTGGCTGATTGTGTTACTGGTCAGCGTGATGGCCGTGGGCGGCGGGGTGATGAGTTCCGAGAAAATCCGCACCCGGGTAGCTTCCATTTTCGCCATGCGAGAGGACAGCAGTATTTCTTACCGGCTGAACGTCTACAACAGCGCCAGCCAAATGGTGCGAGATAACCCCATTGTGGGCATTGGGCCGGGTAACAGCACCTTTAAACTGGTATACGGCCTGTACATGGTGCCCGGTTATAACGCTTTAGGTGCCTACAGCGTCCCTCTGGAAATTGCCGTGGAACAAGGGTTTATTGGGCTGGCCATTTTCCTCTCCTTGCTGTTTGTGCTGGTATTGCGGGCCTTTCTGGCTCTGGATGCTGTCTACTTATCGCTTGCGGAAAAGCTCTTGGTCAGCGCCCTGCTGACAGGCATTGTGGGCTCCTTTATGTACGGCATCTTCGATACCATCTGGTACCGCCCCTCGGTCAACTTGCTGTTCTGGTTCATGGTGGCCGCCTTGGCCAAACTGACCGAACCCCAGCACCCCAACGCCTTTAAGGGCAAACTGTAA
- a CDS encoding DUF4330 domain-containing protein: protein MTLLDPSGRLFGKINIFDFGGLALGLLVAGGILLTQSGMYRTSGQVIQGEGDIQYTVYIRNLKTLQPNLFQPGKKLSITIRNQPRGQVEILDVKQTPKRSSYLLPNGSLKTLEDPADPYGYDYLITLKDHALFSADGYVTEGIKVKIGLGIEVEGHDYRVSGAIVDIKPTPSPAKQSASAPAKAH from the coding sequence ATGACATTGCTCGACCCATCCGGCAGATTATTTGGCAAAATCAATATTTTCGACTTTGGCGGTCTGGCCCTTGGGCTCTTGGTGGCGGGCGGCATTCTACTCACCCAGTCCGGCATGTACCGCACTTCCGGGCAAGTCATTCAGGGAGAGGGCGACATTCAGTACACGGTTTACATCCGTAACCTGAAAACCTTGCAACCCAATCTGTTCCAGCCCGGCAAGAAGCTGTCCATCACCATTCGCAACCAACCCCGGGGGCAGGTGGAAATTCTGGACGTCAAGCAGACCCCCAAGCGCAGTTCCTATCTGTTGCCCAATGGCAGCCTGAAAACATTGGAAGATCCCGCCGATCCCTACGGCTACGACTATCTCATCACCCTCAAGGATCATGCCCTGTTTAGCGCGGACGGCTATGTGACCGAGGGCATCAAGGTAAAAATCGGTCTGGGCATTGAAGTGGAAGGGCATGATTACCGGGTTTCCGGGGCCATTGTAGACATTAAACCCACCCCTTCACCGGCCAAACAATCGGCGTCCGCCCCGGCCAAAGCGCACTAG
- a CDS encoding bifunctional heptose 7-phosphate kinase/heptose 1-phosphate adenyltransferase, which yields MINPMKETLSKIISRLNQGRVLVVGDMVIDEMVYGTTHRLSREAPVLILRHERADIILGGGANAAHNVSKLKAKRTTVVGISGKDYYASLLNDALQRDGIDTAGLIQDEDRPTSTKTRISGIANHSVTQQIVRIDRESNAPISARIENQVLDTLSQLAPAFDALLLSDYGLGVFTPAVIAHCQALSKKHGLMMAVDSQQDLSAFQGATILTPNQPEAEKNVGYLLDTPQAVLQAGQDLLRKTNGQNVLITRGESGMSLFERQDGSAEPVATNIPVFNHSEVFDVTGAGDTVVGTLTLALTAGATLLEASILGNLAASIVVKRFGAATTNPQELQAALESVDDALLKQVQQAVASA from the coding sequence ATGATTAACCCTATGAAAGAGACGTTGAGCAAAATTATTTCCCGACTCAATCAGGGCCGTGTGCTGGTGGTAGGCGATATGGTCATAGATGAGATGGTCTACGGCACCACGCATCGCCTGTCCCGGGAAGCCCCCGTGCTGATTTTACGCCACGAGCGGGCCGATATTATTCTGGGAGGCGGAGCCAACGCCGCCCACAACGTGTCCAAACTGAAGGCCAAGCGCACCACCGTGGTGGGCATTTCCGGGAAAGATTACTACGCCTCACTCCTCAATGACGCCTTACAACGGGATGGCATCGACACCGCCGGGCTGATTCAGGATGAAGACCGCCCCACCAGCACCAAAACCCGCATCTCCGGCATTGCCAACCATTCGGTCACCCAGCAGATTGTGCGCATTGACCGGGAATCCAATGCCCCCATCTCGGCCAGGATTGAAAATCAGGTGCTGGACACCCTGAGTCAATTAGCCCCAGCCTTTGACGCCCTGCTCCTCTCCGATTACGGCTTGGGGGTCTTCACCCCGGCAGTGATTGCCCACTGTCAGGCACTCAGCAAAAAACACGGCTTGATGATGGCCGTAGACAGCCAACAGGATCTCAGCGCGTTTCAGGGGGCTACCATTCTCACCCCCAACCAGCCAGAGGCGGAAAAGAACGTGGGTTACCTGCTGGACACCCCGCAGGCGGTGCTGCAAGCCGGACAGGATTTACTCCGCAAGACCAACGGACAAAACGTGCTAATCACCCGTGGGGAATCGGGGATGAGCCTGTTTGAGCGGCAGGACGGCAGCGCAGAGCCCGTGGCCACCAATATTCCCGTGTTCAACCACAGTGAAGTGTTTGATGTGACCGGCGCGGGCGATACCGTGGTAGGCACCCTGACCCTGGCCCTGACCGCCGGCGCGACCTTGCTGGAGGCTTCCATTTTGGGGAATTTAGCGGCCAGTATTGTGGTGAAACGCTTTGGGGCAGCCACCACCAACCCGCAGGAACTACAGGCCGCCCTGGAAAGTGTGGATGACGCCCTGCTCAAGCAGGTTCAGCAAGCTGTGGCCAGCGCCTAA
- a CDS encoding tetratricopeptide repeat protein, whose translation MTQSFSNGVKAIALSVAVVGMSLVLTGCQQNVVYQRSMAELNEKAEALMASGDIDGAVSRLEAAHDLQPDEPNTTYNLAIAYQTQGSYDKAIPLLKQLVEKSQLDKAQVQKTLGITYEAKADQLAFKASEAESDPKADKAKIPSMKAEAQQAYELAIESYQQALPGLKNAAEVEKQIEALQARLKKTQASAGADSESSATANP comes from the coding sequence ATGACCCAGTCCTTCAGTAACGGCGTGAAAGCCATTGCCCTGTCCGTGGCCGTTGTCGGCATGAGCCTTGTATTAACCGGCTGTCAGCAAAATGTGGTCTACCAGCGCTCTATGGCCGAACTTAACGAAAAGGCTGAGGCCCTGATGGCCTCTGGCGATATTGATGGCGCGGTTTCCCGCTTGGAAGCGGCCCACGATCTCCAGCCCGATGAGCCCAACACCACCTACAATCTGGCCATCGCCTACCAAACCCAGGGCAGTTACGACAAAGCCATTCCCCTGCTGAAGCAACTGGTGGAAAAATCGCAGTTAGATAAGGCTCAAGTGCAAAAAACACTGGGCATTACCTACGAGGCCAAGGCCGATCAATTGGCCTTTAAAGCAAGTGAGGCCGAGAGCGATCCCAAGGCGGACAAGGCCAAAATCCCGTCCATGAAAGCCGAGGCGCAACAGGCCTATGAATTGGCCATTGAAAGCTATCAGCAAGCCCTGCCCGGCCTGAAAAACGCCGCTGAAGTGGAGAAGCAGATTGAGGCGCTGCAAGCCCGATTGAAAAAAACGCAGGCATCCGCCGGGGCAGACAGCGAAAGCTCAGCCACCGCCAATCCGTAA
- the purN gene encoding phosphoribosylglycinamide formyltransferase, with protein sequence MSFSRQQAEPFRLGVLLSGRGSNFLAIQQAIESGQLPNTRISVVISNQREAVGLQKAQEKGLPTAIFEKADYQNRNALDEAIAQCLKSHQVDLVVLAGYDRIISAPILAAFERRILNIHPSLLPAYGGKGMVGLKVHQAVLANGERESGCSVHLVTAQVDEGPILGQSRVPVLADDTPERLAARVLAEEHRLYPSVIGQYLQNHLNREENQEAHDPVLQ encoded by the coding sequence ATGAGTTTTTCCAGACAGCAGGCAGAGCCGTTTCGGCTGGGAGTCCTTCTTTCCGGTCGAGGCAGTAATTTTTTGGCCATTCAGCAGGCCATCGAGTCCGGCCAACTGCCCAATACCCGCATCAGCGTGGTTATTTCCAATCAACGTGAGGCCGTGGGACTTCAAAAAGCCCAAGAGAAAGGCCTACCCACGGCCATTTTTGAAAAAGCCGACTACCAAAACCGAAACGCACTGGATGAGGCCATTGCCCAGTGCCTGAAATCGCATCAGGTGGATCTGGTGGTGCTGGCCGGATACGATCGCATCATCAGCGCCCCCATTCTGGCGGCTTTTGAGCGGCGCATCCTGAACATTCACCCCAGCTTATTACCCGCTTACGGGGGCAAAGGCATGGTGGGCCTCAAGGTGCATCAGGCCGTACTGGCCAACGGAGAGCGGGAATCCGGCTGCAGTGTGCATTTAGTCACCGCTCAGGTGGATGAAGGCCCCATTTTGGGACAAAGCCGGGTACCCGTATTAGCGGATGACACCCCGGAGCGTCTGGCCGCCAGAGTGCTGGCCGAGGAGCATCGGCTGTACCCCAGCGTCATTGGCCAGTATCTACAAAATCATTTGAATCGGGAGGAGAATCAGGAAGCCCATGACCCAGTCCTTCAGTAA
- the purM gene encoding phosphoribosylformylglycinamidine cyclo-ligase — MTTLSSDEAYRQAGVDLKSAEAVVDIAKQAASKTRKPWLLGGIGGFSGAFEIPPGYQQPVLLCGCDGVGTKLKLAFQADRHDTVGVDLVAMSVNDILVNGGQPLVFLDYLATQKIQGEQLSQILNGIAEGCQQANCALIGGETAEMPGFYEPNEYDLAGFCVGVAEKESLYPRKAQIKPGDVLIGLASNGLHSNGYSLVRKILFQDHSLDLQTFIPELKAPLADVLLTPTRIYVQPVLKILEQHPQAVRAMVHVTGGGFYDNIPRVLTPAVSAQINPNNWPMPPIFQYLQKLGNLSNETLWHTFNCGIGYILVVAADQAQAVLESFRQETEEQAFLIGQLIPAAEGQAQVILQ, encoded by the coding sequence ATGACCACGCTTTCTTCCGATGAGGCCTACCGGCAAGCCGGTGTTGACCTAAAAAGTGCTGAGGCCGTGGTCGATATTGCCAAACAAGCGGCGTCTAAAACCAGAAAGCCCTGGCTCCTGGGCGGCATTGGGGGATTCAGCGGGGCTTTTGAAATTCCGCCGGGCTATCAACAGCCAGTCTTACTGTGCGGCTGCGATGGCGTGGGCACCAAGCTGAAACTGGCCTTTCAGGCCGACCGCCACGATACGGTGGGCGTCGATCTGGTGGCCATGAGTGTCAATGACATTCTGGTGAATGGCGGACAACCGCTGGTCTTTCTGGATTATCTGGCCACGCAAAAAATTCAGGGAGAACAACTGAGCCAAATTCTCAACGGCATTGCGGAAGGCTGCCAGCAGGCCAATTGTGCTTTGATCGGTGGTGAAACCGCTGAAATGCCCGGCTTTTACGAGCCCAACGAGTACGACCTGGCGGGCTTTTGCGTGGGCGTGGCCGAAAAAGAAAGTCTCTACCCCCGCAAAGCGCAAATCAAGCCTGGCGATGTACTGATTGGTTTGGCCAGCAACGGCCTGCACAGCAACGGGTACAGCCTGGTACGTAAAATCCTGTTTCAGGATCACTCACTGGACTTGCAGACGTTTATCCCCGAACTAAAAGCCCCTTTGGCCGATGTGCTGCTCACTCCCACCCGCATTTACGTGCAACCGGTTCTTAAAATTCTGGAACAACACCCCCAGGCCGTGCGTGCCATGGTGCATGTGACTGGCGGTGGCTTCTACGACAACATTCCTCGCGTGTTGACCCCAGCCGTGTCCGCCCAAATCAACCCGAACAACTGGCCTATGCCGCCCATTTTCCAGTACCTCCAAAAACTGGGCAATCTGTCCAACGAGACCCTGTGGCACACCTTCAACTGTGGCATCGGCTACATTCTGGTGGTGGCCGCCGATCAGGCGCAGGCCGTGCTAGAGAGCTTCCGGCAAGAAACCGAGGAGCAGGCCTTCCTCATTGGGCAGCTCATCCCCGCCGCCGAGGGGCAAGCTCAGGTCATTCTGCAATGA
- a CDS encoding NTP transferase domain-containing protein → MIFPENLHVVILTGSREAHGPLLAGTGLRSKPLLPVAGQPMLVSVLKAVADSGFAARIWVSTQDPQVRALSAKYAFEVIPNASGAVRSLLKALQALPAEAEWVLFVSGDHPLLTPEMLNYFVRDGLRKDLDLIVAVVERSVVQAAYPESQRTYFHARDGAFSGGNLFLINRARFQANVAVMETIDANRKKPWKNAFMLNPLSLFKILCRQLTMSQVAQEASRLLGCRADVVVMPFAECCMDVDKPSDKALAETILQRRRQSRSQGTLEPLIP, encoded by the coding sequence ATGATCTTTCCTGAGAATCTTCATGTGGTCATTCTGACCGGGAGTCGAGAAGCGCATGGGCCTTTGCTGGCCGGTACGGGTTTGCGCAGTAAGCCGTTACTGCCGGTGGCAGGTCAGCCTATGCTGGTCTCGGTGCTGAAGGCCGTGGCGGATTCGGGCTTTGCCGCCCGAATTTGGGTAAGTACCCAGGACCCGCAAGTACGGGCTTTGTCCGCAAAATATGCCTTTGAAGTCATCCCCAATGCGTCTGGAGCCGTTCGCTCCCTGCTAAAGGCCTTGCAGGCGCTTCCGGCGGAAGCAGAGTGGGTTCTGTTCGTCTCCGGCGATCACCCGTTGCTGACCCCGGAGATGCTGAACTATTTTGTGAGAGATGGCTTGCGCAAGGACTTGGATCTGATAGTGGCTGTGGTGGAGCGTTCGGTGGTTCAGGCTGCTTACCCCGAGAGTCAGCGCACCTATTTTCACGCCCGGGATGGGGCTTTTTCGGGCGGGAACCTGTTTTTAATCAATCGCGCTCGGTTTCAGGCCAATGTGGCGGTGATGGAAACCATTGACGCCAACCGCAAAAAGCCCTGGAAAAACGCCTTTATGCTGAATCCGCTGTCTTTGTTTAAAATTTTATGTCGTCAACTCACCATGTCTCAGGTGGCTCAGGAGGCCTCTCGCCTGTTGGGTTGCCGGGCCGATGTGGTGGTAATGCCCTTTGCCGAGTGTTGCATGGACGTGGATAAGCCTTCTGACAAAGCGCTGGCCGAAACGATTTTGCAGCGGCGTCGGCAAAGTCGTTCGCAGGGAACCCTTGAGCCTTTGATCCCATGA